A genomic region of Rhipicephalus sanguineus isolate Rsan-2018 chromosome 3, BIME_Rsan_1.4, whole genome shotgun sequence contains the following coding sequences:
- the LOC119385607 gene encoding LOW QUALITY PROTEIN: alpha-(1,3)-fucosyltransferase C (The sequence of the model RefSeq protein was modified relative to this genomic sequence to represent the inferred CDS: substituted 1 base at 1 genomic stop codon): protein MRRLQLLATITVVLTVLVTQYALWVYLNKNRHESTTLSQSTPKKESPGKLIRQTQVPTTTTTARTTRTTTTTTTTTTTTRTTASTTTTTITTKRPPRNTTWRSFYNRARPDGRPDLPRILFXTTIYGDWYSGLTEKGVAELEYKGCSHRCYIANDRRMLSVSDAVVFYGPDTDPEHMPGERAPFQKWVYWSLEPPWHTPVALLKDLNNTINWTMTYRFDSDVLNNYATITELMPAKPYSKESLKNVWKGKSKTAVWAASKCKTFGKRENYIEELQKHLYVDVYGKCGENVCPLKKASSCYQMFAKNYFFYLSFENCICKDYATEKLFKPLMHDIIPVVYGGANYSHVAPPGSYIDALSFESPMHLARHLKKVARDFNLYKSYFEWKGRYNIDPFATYEFCTLCRKLHSEDFKKTSVVPDIYHWWNTTSYCRAWNRDTKKFEY, encoded by the exons ATGCGGCGTCTACAGCTGCTGGCCACCATAACCGTAGTTCTGACGGTGCTTGTGACCCAATATGCCCTCTGGGTCTACCTGAACAAGAACCGCCACGAGTCAACGACGCTATCTCAGTCAACACCAAAGAAAGAATCGCCAGGAAAGCTTATTAGACAGACTCAGGTGCCTACAACGACAACGACTGCAAGAACCACGAGAACCACAACAActacaacaaccacaacaacaacaacaagaacaactgCATCCACTACGACTACAACAATCACGACAA AAAGACCACCGAGGAATACCACCTGGAGGTCCTTTTACAACCGCGCGAGACCCGATGGAAGGCCAGATCTTCCAAGAATCCTGTTCTAGACAACTATTTATGGTGACTGGTATTCGGGCCTCACGGAGAAAGGCGTCGCGGAACTTGAATACAAAGGATGTTCCCATCGCTGCTACATCGCCAACGACCGGCGTATGCTAAGCGTAAGCGACGCCGTTGTCTTCTACGGCCCTGACACCGATCCCGAACATATGCCAGGAGAGAGGGCCCCTTTCCAAAAGTGGGTCTACTGGTCTCTCGAACCTCCGTGGCACACTCCCGTGGCCTTGCTCAAGGATCTCAACAATACTATCAACTGGACCATGACTTACAG GTTTGACTCGGACGTCCTGAACAACTATGCCACAATCACAGAACTCATGCCAGCTAAACCATACTCCAAGGAGTCCCTCAAGAACGTCTGGAAGGGCAAGTCCAAGACGGCCGTGTGGGCGGCCAGCAAATGCAAGACGTTCGGAAAGCGAGAGAACTACATAGAAGAGTTGCAGAAGCACCTCTACGTCGACGTGTACGGCAAGTGTGGTGAAAATGTATGTCCTCTGAAAAAGGCGTCAAGCTGTTACCAGATGTTCGCGAAAAACTATTTCTTCTACTTGTCGTTCGAGAACTGCATCTGCAAGGACTACGCCACCGAGAAACTATTCAAGCCGCTGATGCACGACATTATCCCGGTCGTATATGGCGGGGCAAACTACAGCCACGTCGCGCCGCCTGGATCATACATAGACGCCCTCAGCTTCGAGTCGCCGATGCACTTGGCTCGCCACCTTAAGAAAGTTGCCAGGGACTTCAACTTGTACAAGAGCTACTTCGAATGGAAGGGCAGGTACAACATTGATCCTTTCGCTACATACGAATTCTGCACCTTGTGCCGGAAGCTGCACAGCGAAGACTTCAAGAAGACTTCTGTAGTACCGGACATCTACCACTGGTGGAACACGACGTCCTACTGTCGGGCTTGGAACAGGGACACTAAGAAGTTTGAATATTGA